One Globicephala melas chromosome 4, mGloMel1.2, whole genome shotgun sequence genomic window carries:
- the RTP1 gene encoding receptor-transporting protein 1 has translation MRIFRPWRLRCPALHLPSLPVFSLKWRLPSLATDETMCKSVTTGEWKKIFYEKMEAAKPADSWDLIIDPNLKHNVLAPGWKQYLELHASGRFHCSWCWHTWQSPHVVILFHMYLDRAQQAGSVRMRVFKQLCYKCGTARLDESSMLEENIESLVDNLITSLREQCYEERNGQYRIHMASRQDNRRHRGEFCEACQEGIVHWKPSEKLLEEEATTYTFSRAPSPTKPQAKAGSGCNFCSIPWCLFWATVLLLIIYLQFSFHSSV, from the exons ATGAGGATTTTTAGACCGTGGAGACTGCGCTGCCCTGCCTTGCACCTGCCCTCACTTCCCGTGTTCTCACTCAAGTGGAGATTGCCCTCCCTTGCCACTGACGAGACCATGTGTAAAAGTGTGACCACAGGTGAATGGAAGAAAATCTTCTACGAGAAGATGGAGGCGGCAAAGCCGGCTGACAGCTGGGACCTCATCATCGATCCCAACCTCAAGCACAATGTGCTAGCCCCAGGCTGGAAGCAGTACCTGGAGTTGCATGCCTCAGGCAG GTTCCACTGCTCCTGGTGCTGGCACACCTGGCAGTCGCCCCACGTGGTCATCCTCTTCCACATGTACCTGGACCGCGCCCAGCAGGCAGGCTCGGTGCGCATGCGCGTCTTCAAGCAGCTGTGCTACAAGTGCGGCACGGCGCGGCTGGACGAGTCGAGCATGCTGGAGGAGAACATCGAGAGCCTGGTGGACAACCTCATCACCAGCCTGCGCGAGCAGTGCTATGAGGAGAGAAACGGCCAGTACCGCATCCACATGGCCAGCCGCCAAGACAACCGGCGGCACCGCGGAGAGTTCTGCGAGGCCTGCCAGGAGGGCATCGTGCACTGGAAGCCCAGCGAGAAGCTGCTGGAGGAGGAGGCGACAACCTACACCTTCTCCCGGGCTCCCAGCCCCACCAAGCCGCAGGCCAAGGCGGGTTCTGGCTGCAATTTCTGCTCCATCCCCTGGTGCTTGTTTTGGGCCACGGTCCTGTTGCTGATCATCTACCTGCAGTTCTCCTTCCACAGCTCCGTCTAA